Part of the Spiroplasma sp. BIUS-1 genome, TACTTATATAGTAAAAAAATTTTTACTTAATAATTTCTAATAATATTTCACTAATTTTAACACTACCTTGACTTAATATTTGGTTAAATTGTATTTCATTGCTTCCATTATCAATGTGATCGCTTATTACTTTTAAAGCAATAAGTGGTCTTTTAAAGATATGTGCTGCTTGGTAAAAACCAAAACATTCCATATCAAATACTTTAATTGAATCACTTAAAACTTTAACTATTTGATCAATTTGTTCGTTGCTATTTATGAAAGTATCACTTGAACAAATATCTACTCTTTTAAATCCTTTAAATGAATTTAAAAGTTCTTTGTCTGAAGTATAGAACTCTTTCATACCAGGAATTTGTCCTAATTTGTAACCAAACCCTGTTGCATTTGCATTTCCTAAATAAGAGTTTTCAACAACAACTGGTTCTAGTAAAGCCAGTTCTGATGAAAATGTTCCTACAAGTCCAGCATTTATAAATATATCTATTTTGTAATTTTGATTTACATAAACAAAACAAGATGTTGCATTTATTAAACCAACTTTTGATATTGCAATATAAATATTATCTTTTTGATAAATTTCAAAAAATTCATCTTCTAAAAGCTTTGCATCTAATTCTTCAATTAACGCTTCAGCTTCTTCTTTCATAGCAAATAAAATTGCATAATTTTTCATTTTAGTTTTCCCCTTTAATTCAATAGTTATAAGACTCAATTAATTTTGCACCAATTGAATTTTCAGAATGCTTTTGAATAGCAACTTCATATTGGTTTTTTAGCAATTCTTTAAAACCAGTTATTAAATCTGATTTTACAAGAGATCTTAAGTTTTCAACACCCTCATAATCTCTTTCTGCAGATATTTTATCTGCACAAAAAACAATCATATCTAATGTAGTCATTTCCCTAGAACCTACAGTATGATTATAAACTGAATTTATAATTTCTTTGTCACTAAAAAGTCAATCTTTTTCTAAGTGATAAGCTCCTACAAATGAATGTCAAACAGGTTTTGGTTCTTTTAAAAGAGATTTGTCATTTTCTTCTAAGCATTTTTCCATATCTTCTTCACTTCATCTTTTGGCAATATCGTGAAGTGTTCCTGCAACAAGAGCTTTGTTTAAATCAACATTGTTAAGTCTTGCCAGCTCCATAGCCATTTGTCCAACATTTAATGAATGAAAATATCTTTTTTCATCCATTTTAACTTCAACTCTTTCATGTAAATACATTAAGTTGTTATTTACATAATCATTTACTTCTTTTATTTGTAAATGTAAATCTTCTAATTTTCTAATTTTTGTAGAACTTAAGTGGTTGTTTTCAAACTCAAATGTTTCTAAATTATATTTTTCAACTATTTCTTTATTAAAATCTTTTGTTCTTAAAAATACTTTGAAATCAATTTCTTTAATTAAATCATTAAAGTGATCTCATTTTTCAAAGTTATCTAATTGGTCAGAACCCATTATAAAAGAGAATTGTAAATCTGGATATTTTGCTTTGTAATATTTAACAGTATCATATGTAAAACTTGAAGTTTGTTTTGAAATTTCATATGTTTCAATTTTAACAAAGTCTAAATCTTTTGAAGCAAGTTTTAGCATCTCTAATCTTTGTGTAACACTTGTAGTTGAAAGTGTTTTAAAAGGATTAACATATGCTGGAATTATTCAAACTTCATCAAAGTTTAAGTTTTCTTTACAGCTTTTAACAATATTTATATGATCTGTGTGAACAGGATCAAAACTTCCTCCAAACAAAGCAATTCTTTTCATTTTCTTATCCTTTACTAATTAGTTCTTTTAAGTATTTTCCAACTCCATTGTTATCAATTGTATCAATAACTTTTCAAGCGACTTGTTTTAAGTTTTCAACAGCATTTCCAACTGCAACCCCATAAGGTAATTCACTTACCATTTCCATGTCATTGTTGTTATCTCCAATAACATGAATATCTTTTAAATCAACATTCATTATTTCTGCTCATTTTTTAATACCACTTGCTTTATTCACACCTTTTGGCATAGCATCAACTAAAATTCTTGATTGAATTATTGTTGAAGGATGGTATAGATCTTTTGATTTTAAATAATCTTTTAACTGTTGTGCTTTTTCAACTTCTGTTTCACAATCAAGTGAGTACATTAATTTAACTGCTCTGTGAACATCATTTTTTACATCATCAATTAATTCATTATAGTTATTATATAAAATAAATTCTGGTTGGTCTTCATCTGGATAATGACCATAAAGTTGTTTATAAGTTTTAACTCTTTCAGCTGTTTTAAGTGAACTTAGAGTTGTTGCAGTGTACAAAGATACATCCAGGTCATGTTCTATTGAATAGTTTAATAAATCAATGACAAGTTCTTTTTCCATTACATGTTCAAAATAAACTTCTCAAGTAACTGGATTTGTAATTGCCCCTCCATTAGAACTTATTACAGGTAAAGTTACATTTAATTGTTTTATATAGTGTTTCATATTTTGAAACGCTCTTCCTGTTACAATAAAGAAATTATTATTTGTTTCTTTTTGGTATTCATTTATATCATTAACTGTTTCATCTAATATTTTAAAATCACTGTTTTTTACAACAGTTCCATCTAAATCACTTCCAATATAAGGTAATTTCATAATCTTATATCCTCCACTT contains:
- a CDS encoding nicotinate-nucleotide adenylyltransferase, which codes for MKRIALFGGSFDPVHTDHINIVKSCKENLNFDEVWIIPAYVNPFKTLSTTSVTQRLEMLKLASKDLDFVKIETYEISKQTSSFTYDTVKYYKAKYPDLQFSFIMGSDQLDNFEKWDHFNDLIKEIDFKVFLRTKDFNKEIVEKYNLETFEFENNHLSSTKIRKLEDLHLQIKEVNDYVNNNLMYLHERVEVKMDEKRYFHSLNVGQMAMELARLNNVDLNKALVAGTLHDIAKRWSEEDMEKCLEENDKSLLKEPKPVWHSFVGAYHLEKDWLFSDKEIINSVYNHTVGSREMTTLDMIVFCADKISAERDYEGVENLRSLVKSDLITGFKELLKNQYEVAIQKHSENSIGAKLIESYNYWIKGEN
- a CDS encoding HAD family hydrolase yields the protein MKLPYIGSDLDGTVVKNSDFKILDETVNDINEYQKETNNNFFIVTGRAFQNMKHYIKQLNVTLPVISSNGGAITNPVTWEVYFEHVMEKELVIDLLNYSIEHDLDVSLYTATTLSSLKTAERVKTYKQLYGHYPDEDQPEFILYNNYNELIDDVKNDVHRAVKLMYSLDCETEVEKAQQLKDYLKSKDLYHPSTIIQSRILVDAMPKGVNKASGIKKWAEIMNVDLKDIHVIGDNNNDMEMVSELPYGVAVGNAVENLKQVAWKVIDTIDNNGVGKYLKELISKG
- the mtnN gene encoding 5'-methylthioadenosine/S-adenosylhomocysteine nucleosidase gives rise to the protein MKNYAILFAMKEEAEALIEELDAKLLEDEFFEIYQKDNIYIAISKVGLINATSCFVYVNQNYKIDIFINAGLVGTFSSELALLEPVVVENSYLGNANATGFGYKLGQIPGMKEFYTSDKELLNSFKGFKRVDICSSDTFINSNEQIDQIVKVLSDSIKVFDMECFGFYQAAHIFKRPLIALKVISDHIDNGSNEIQFNQILSQGSVKISEILLEIIK